Proteins from a genomic interval of Rubinisphaera italica:
- a CDS encoding cytochrome c oxidase subunit I encodes MQGSTTRTESESVTSEVQTSGEHGDSGDSHGHHHVDNRWWISKYVFSTDHKVIGIQFLFSTLLLMLVGGAFALAIRWQLAFPNTQMPFVNTTFFAETGGQITPEFYTMLFTMHGTVMIFLVIIPILAGAFGNFLIPLMIGAPDMAFPKLNMMSYWFMWPATFCFGLSLFYEGGPAAGWTSYPILAAIYDAAPGSGFAQTLWLLGITFVGVSSMMGSINYMTTIINMRAPGMTFFRMPLTIWAMFITAILQAFALPVLTAAGLMLIADREFGTCFFVPAGIVINNAEATVGGGQPLLWQHLFWFYSHPAVYIMLLPAMGMISDMLSCMCRKPVFGYRPMIYSMSAIAGLGFIVWGHHMFISGMNPALGMTFMVATIMIALPSAIKVFNWIGTIWGGHIEFNTVTLNAVAFVSMFIVGGLSGIFMAAVPVDIYIHDTYFIVAHFHYILFGATLFGIFAAIQFWYPKMFGRMMSERLGKLHFVLTFIGMNGTFFPMHMLGIAGMPRRYANPYLHEYLEHLLPLNQFMTYSAILMGAAQFLLLINVFGSLIWGKKAPKNPWNANGLEWQAPSPPPHGNFESQPLVYRGPYEYSSPDHLDKDYWPQTEREVYDPTLTSTV; translated from the coding sequence ATGCAGGGATCGACAACAAGAACGGAAAGTGAATCTGTGACCAGCGAAGTCCAGACCTCTGGAGAACACGGCGATTCTGGTGATTCTCATGGCCACCACCATGTTGATAATCGCTGGTGGATCAGCAAGTACGTCTTTTCGACCGACCATAAAGTGATCGGTATTCAGTTCCTGTTCTCGACATTGCTCCTGATGCTTGTCGGAGGAGCATTCGCACTGGCGATTCGCTGGCAACTGGCATTTCCGAATACACAAATGCCTTTCGTGAACACGACATTTTTTGCCGAAACGGGCGGTCAGATCACACCCGAGTTTTACACCATGCTCTTTACGATGCACGGAACTGTGATGATTTTCCTGGTCATTATCCCGATTCTGGCTGGGGCTTTTGGAAACTTTCTGATTCCACTGATGATCGGTGCGCCCGATATGGCGTTTCCGAAACTGAATATGATGAGCTACTGGTTCATGTGGCCAGCGACTTTCTGTTTCGGTTTGAGCCTGTTTTATGAGGGTGGGCCTGCTGCGGGTTGGACTTCATATCCAATTCTCGCAGCGATTTATGATGCGGCTCCCGGTTCGGGATTCGCCCAGACCTTATGGCTCCTGGGCATCACGTTTGTCGGGGTCTCCTCGATGATGGGGTCGATCAATTACATGACGACGATCATCAACATGCGGGCTCCGGGGATGACGTTTTTCCGCATGCCACTCACAATCTGGGCAATGTTCATTACCGCGATTTTACAGGCATTCGCCTTGCCTGTTCTGACTGCAGCTGGTTTGATGCTGATCGCTGATCGTGAATTCGGTACATGCTTTTTCGTTCCTGCTGGAATCGTCATCAACAATGCCGAGGCGACTGTCGGTGGTGGGCAGCCACTTTTGTGGCAGCATCTGTTCTGGTTTTATTCGCATCCAGCTGTGTACATCATGTTGCTCCCGGCCATGGGGATGATTTCAGATATGCTTTCCTGCATGTGCAGAAAGCCGGTTTTTGGATATCGCCCGATGATTTATTCGATGTCTGCAATTGCGGGTCTTGGGTTTATCGTCTGGGGGCATCACATGTTCATTTCTGGAATGAACCCGGCCTTGGGAATGACCTTCATGGTGGCGACCATCATGATCGCGCTGCCCTCGGCGATTAAGGTGTTCAACTGGATCGGGACGATCTGGGGTGGGCATATTGAATTCAATACTGTGACTCTCAATGCGGTCGCTTTTGTGTCGATGTTCATCGTCGGTGGGTTGAGCGGGATCTTTATGGCTGCGGTGCCGGTCGATATTTATATCCACGATACTTACTTTATTGTCGCACATTTCCATTACATTCTGTTTGGAGCAACATTATTTGGTATCTTTGCTGCGATCCAGTTCTGGTATCCGAAGATGTTTGGTCGGATGATGAGCGAGCGACTGGGCAAGTTGCATTTTGTTTTGACATTCATCGGCATGAACGGCACCTTCTTCCCGATGCACATGCTGGGAATTGCAGGGATGCCACGGCGATACGCGAATCCATATCTGCATGAATATTTAGAGCATTTGCTGCCGTTGAATCAGTTTATGACTTACTCGGCAATTCTGATGGGGGCTGCTCAGTTTCTGTTGTTGATCAATGTGTTTGGCAGTCTGATCTGGGGTAAGAAGGCTCCGAAGAATCCCTGGAATGCCAACGGACTGGAATGGCAGGCACCTTCGCCACCGCCCCACGGTAATTTTGAATCTCAGCCACTCGTTTATCGAGGGCCTTATGAATACAGTAGTCCAGACCATCTCGATAAAGATTACTGGCCTCAAACCGAGCGGGAAGTTTACGACCCGACACTCACTTCGACAGTGTGA